The genome window GTGACTCGATTTGAACAACAGTCAAATTTCTAACTGGGATCGTCCGACAATGCACGAGGATTCTAACCTTGAGTCCAAAATGACTCTTCGCGAGATCGCATGATGACTCAAACATGACTCTTAGCATGAGTAGTCCCAACCAATCCCAACCTTCTGTGAACAGCATTCAAACATCAATTCAAGacaattgtaaaaacaaattgaagcaCGATTATTTTAAAGCGATGCCAGCATGAATTCAACATTCAACTGATTTTTGGACCAATCAGGCAGAAGGTTTGCACTCCACTCACAGTTTGCGGTGGGACGTCTTCGTTGGCGTAAGCATCGCCGATGAAGGAGGGCTCGGTGGTTTTTCCGAAAACGTTGTACGCGTGAGCAGCTGGCGAGGGGGTGGGGCTCGCCCGGTCGCCACAGAGACTCGACTCCGAGTCTGGCGAATCGCTGCGGAAGACAGACAGACCATCTGTCAGCTGGGACCAGGGCAACAAGTAGAAGCACAGGAGGGAGGCCATGGTGACGGCGGCCAGCGCCAGCCGCCTCGGCGCCGACATCCCCGTGGGCACCAAaggggtgggtggggtggAGGGTGTCACGAGCACGCTTCGTCAGAAGCTGCCTGTGCTGGGGGCTTGGCTGTCCCCCGCCTCCACTGATGGCGCATCAGGGGTCATGCGACGGTGGAGGCCGATTGAGGAAGTTCAGCGTCCGTCTGGGGAGAAGATCAACTAGTCAAAGAAGGACAATGAAGCGAGCGGTCGCCAATCCATCACAAAGAACAACGTTTGGACAGGGCGAGCTGATGACGTCACAGGATGACGCTTGGAGCTCGTTCGTTCGACCTCCGCACGGTTGGCCACGTGCGACCTTGACGGCCGCTCGCGCTTATCTACATCCTGTTGGTGATGCTCCACTTCCTGTCGCTCGGCCGTGTGGGCGAGCCGTAAACGGTTGTGACAAATATGGCGCTGCTGAGCAAACactgaacaggaagtgaggaCCAAAGCTCGAGGGCAACGGGCTTCTTCTCACATGACTCCGACAAGTGTCAACTTTCCCACTTGGGCGTGTGTGACGGGGGCCCGCTGAAGGTCGTAAAGTGAAAGACAGCCCgtcttgcccccccccaacacatacacatgcCGCTCCTAGCTGGGACAATAAAGTGCAGCTGAAGGCAAGTGAAAATGCCACGAGCGGAcggacacacaaacatgcacacaagtCGAGTCAGTCCGCctcactttttgtcttttgtggcAAGACAGGGAGGGGAGGGCAGGGGAGGGGCGCTGCCTTGTCCTGCGCAACATCCGGAAATGAAACATGACCCGAACTTCATAAACTTTAACCACAGTGATTCTAAGCCGATTCGCTCAGGATTCCAAGAGAATTTGAACACGATTCCGAGCATAATTTTTACAACTCGATGAGATTCTTTTATGACTCTGCCATCATTTGAAGATGACTCCAAGCGACATGAAGCTCGCTTGCAATGTGATTCTTAAAATGATCACCATTGCGATCACGAGCACAACCTGAATACAATTCCAAGAATGATTCAAAGATGACGAACGGCGATTCCAACATGAACACCGCCAACATTTCAAAAGGTTTTAAACGTGGCCGGAACCGCCAGCCCATCTAAGCGAGCTTGCCGTACGATTCCAACACAGTTGTACTCGTAAGGGACTACTAAGCGCGACTCCTATGCGATTCTAGCGGAGTGGGTGGGGTCGGGGGCGGTGGGAAAAATACCTCACCTGATGCGGCTTTCCCTCGGTTGATCTTTGCGAGGACTCTGAGGCGCTTTGAGGAGTTGGAGGCACTCGGCCAGGCGCTGCTGCCGGGGCCGGGCCCGCCTACTCGGGGGGCTGAGCCTGGGTCCGCAGGGTGGGGCCACTGTGAGAGAGCAACAGCTGCTGCCGTCAGCGCTCGGCTCGGGGCCCGTCTCCGGCATGGGCCGggaaggaggggggagagggggCAGCCAATGGGAGAGCGGCAACATGATGCTGCGCTAAGGGACAAAGGACATTATGGACATGGCCATGTGCAACAGTTCAAAGTTTCTGGTCTCATCTGCTTTGAATACTGATTACTGATTTGCATGTACTACGTTTCCCCAAATTGCAAGGTCAACATTTAGCTGTGTCACACATGCGACGTCTCTGTTGACTCAACATTGGCGCAGGAAGTCACGGAACAAATGGACCAAATAGAAAAAGGAAAGATGTAGTTTTAATTGAAAAAGGGGGCTGAACAAATGTCAATGGGCCCAAAGAGAGAGCGGGGAGCTCAGGCAACCCCACCCCAATAAATAGCGATTGAACGTGAAGACATCAGCCCCAGCCGGCGCCGTTTGTTTTGCGCCCCCGCCACctttaacttttttctttcgcGTCCACACATTCTTCTCGGTCCTCGCTGGCACGCCTCGACGGCCACGCACGCCGTCCTTGCCGACACGTCCTCTTCTCCTTCTTGAAAACATTGGCTGAGCTTCTCCTCGGGGGCGTGGGCCTGCACGGGCCTGCACGGGCCTGCCTGCACGGGCTGGCCACAAAAACATCTGGAAGCATTGTTGCCTGGGAGGGGGTGGGGCCAGAGAGCAGGATAGCTCAGTTGTGGCTGCTCCTTCCTGTCTGTCACTTTACGTCCACaaattttctttccttcccgCCTCAACGCGATGCTGGGATACCGGCGGCCATCTCGGGTGTCGAGCCAAACTGACGTCAAAGTGCTGGCCGTGAAAACCGATACGGGCAAGCTCTCGCCTTGCACTTTGACCTCAATTTTGGTGGACGGCGCCGACAACGGTGGACTGGTGGTCATTCATCATCGGCTCGTGTCTGATGAGTACTTTGCAGTGGCATCATTTCTCCATCAGCTGCCTCCTTTGCTCCTCCCACAAGGCCTCCAGACGCTCGGCCCTCTTCAGGGCGGCCTAGCAGGCGACAGCAAAACGCAGCGTTGATGGCCACCCTCCGTCAGCCCGCAGCGAGGCCAGGCCAGGCGGCATCCTGCTCCCGCCGCCACTCACCTCATGCTGCCGCCGCAGAGCGCCCACTGCCTCGTCCTTCTTCAAGATGGCCGACTTGACTCtgcaggcgagcaaggcatCGTTTGTCAAATACGGACATCTTAAGAAGCTTTTAAAACGTTTTGCAACAAAATCGGCTCAAGTGAAGCCGCTTTGGACTCGATCTCAGTCTTCGTATTCAAGCAGGACGGCAAATGAAGCCAAAGCTTGTGCTAGCTCACCGGCAGTGCACCTGGTGGAGCTCGTCTTCCTTCTCCTTTGTGAGCTTGTCCACCTCGGCTCGCAGCGCGCTGCGCGCCTCCTCCGTCTCGGCCCTGGCCTTCTGCGCCTCCTCCTCGGCCAGCAGCAGGCGGGCGCTGAACTCCTGCCGGACGGCCGAGGCCAGCCCGTGGCGCTCCTCCAGCAGCTGGTCCCGGTTCTCCACGCAAAGAGGAAAGACGTAAGTTGTGGACGAGTTGAGGCACAGTTGTGCAGACGATTGGCAGGCTTTCTCACTTGCGTGACGACGAGCAGGTCTTGCTCCTTGTGCTGCAGCGCCTCCTTGAGCACGTCCACTTGTTGCAGCGCGTCGGCGTGTTGCTTCCGCAGCTCTTGCTGCTTGTCCAGCGCCTCTCGCAAAGTGCGCTCTAGCTCCTTCAGCTCCACCTCGTACGTCTCCCGCACACGAGTCACCCTGAGCACGGAAAAGgagaattttttgttttggtccaaAACATTTCCCCACCAGCCTGGAGTCACCTACCTGTTGTGAGCAACCCGCTCGCACTCCTCCTTGTCCCGGTTGGTCTCCTCCTCCAGCGTCCAGATGGCCAGCTGGATCTCTTTGTCGCGCTCCTGCCGCAGCTCCTCTCGCAGCTGCCGCTCGTGCCTGAGGAGCCCCGCCTCCTAACAGGCGTGCACGCCATCAGCGAGACGCGGCCCCCGGGAGCCGCCTCCCTCCGCATGTCTCACCTGCTTCTTCCTGTATTCCTCCTCCCAGCCCATCTTCTCCTGTGCAAAACGCTCCTGCAGCTTCTTCAGCTCTGCCTGGGTCACAAATGTGGACTTTTACTTGGAGCCGGAGGCGGCATCCAAGTGCACGTGGGCTCGGCCCGGCGCTCCCCACCTGGTGCCTCCTCTCCTGCTCCTCTCTGCTTTTGTCCAGCTCCTCCCTGAAGACCCGTCCGGCCACGCTGGAGTTTTCCTCCATGCGCTGACGCAGCTCCTCCATCTCTGAGCGCTGCCTGCGCACGGATGGACGGCGGTGCTCTTTGAATGCGGGCCCGGCCTCGCTCGGCCTCGGTCGGTCTTCCTACCTGGCCGCCTGCTGCGTTAGCCGCTCCTTCTCTTCAGCCAGCTCCCTGTGCACGCGCTTCCGGTGCTGCTGCAGGGAGAGCTCCTCCTCTTGGAGCTGCTTCTCAAAGTGTCGGCGGGCCAAGTCGTGCTCCCTGCGGCACTGCTCCTCCTTTTCGCTCTCCAGCTGCTGCCGCAGTTCCTCGCACTGGCGGGCGCAGCGCTCGGCGCCGCGCTCCTCGGCGTGCAGCAGCTCGGCCTCGTGGAGCGTGCGCAGCTTCTTCAGCTCCTGCTTGTGCTTGGAGATCAGCTTCTGGATCTCGGGCTCCAAACCTGAGCGGGATGCCGAGGATGAGAGTGGACGGACGGGCGAGAGAGCGGCGTGCCGCTTCCCCTTTTCACCGTACCTTTGACTGTGATCTCTTTGATCTTCTTGGTTTTCTCATCGATCCATTTCTCCCGCCGGATCTTCTCCGTGACACTCATCAGCTGCTTCAGCTTCTTGATCTCCTGGAGAGGAAGAGGGGACCAAAGAATATGAAAAGACTAGATAAAGACCAGAGGCTGCCCCCAGATAGGAAGATGGCGGCGGCGTGGCcggcgtgtgcgtgcatgagTGAGAGACAGGTAACGCCACATGAGAGGAGCATGAAGAATCAGCcaaggtgatgatgatgaagactcACGTGCACAGCGAGCATCCGGCAGGAGGGCCGGTGCGCGGGACAAACGAGCGAAGAGAAACAGAATAAGGAGGAGCAGAAGAGACGTTACCTCGCACAGCGGGCCCAGGATTTGCCAAACCTGAGGCGGGAAAGGAGACGGAGCCTCAGTGACGGCGGCAGTGGCGACGATTAcgaggaaaaagaggaagaggccgttaaaataaagaagaaaagaagatgGGCGCGTGGCGGTGAAACCCACTTGTAGCAAAATGCCCAAAGGGACTCCGGCAGCCTCGGGGCGCTCACCATTTCGTGCTGCTCCTGCATCTGCGAGATCTTCTTGGTGTATTTGTGGTCCACCAGCTTGAGCTCGGCGATGACGCTCTCGCATCGCTCGCTCAGTGCTTTTTTGTCGGCGATGAGCTGAGGACAGACGTCGGGGAGGTCACGCCGGCCCACGTGGCAGCGTTTCGTTCGCCTGCCCATCTACCTGGTCGATGAAGGTGAGGTGTCTCTGCACCGTAGCTTCGTACTGGTCCCTCTGCAGCTGAAGGTTCCGGCTCAGTTCCTTCTCCGTCTCCTTTACGTGCTGCACCGTCAGCTCCCTCTGCTGTGCCTGACGCAGAAGAAAAGGTGGACGGTGAAGGCTAGCCAGCGCCCGCCCGGCCCAGCACGAGCCCGGGTGGGTGGGCGCCGGCCGGGTCCCCACCAGCGCGCTCTGCAGCATTTCCACCACAcgcttcttctcctccagctccaTTTTGATCCTCATGATGGAGCCGGACACTTGGGCGGCGGTGGCCGAGGCTGGGTCCAGTGCCgtcgcctcctcctcctccaaaaACGCTGCCTGGACGTGCACAAAATGGCAATCAGCACGACAGAGACAGCCGAGGCGGGACGCGAGCGAGGGTGGCCAACCTCTCTGTGCGAGCTGGTGGAGCGCGGACGCTCCTGCTCCGACTTCTCCATCTCGTCCAGGAAGTTCATGATGCTCTGCAGCTTGGCCTCCGACAGCAACGCCGCCCCGTCTGCCGCCGCCGGCAAGCTGAGCTGGACGTGACGCTCCAGGTTATCGGCCGTCAGCGAGTCTGCATCGCCGTCCTTTGAAGGACAATTTTTGATTAGACAAAGAACTGTGGGGAGGTCGGCCCCGCTTCcccggcggccattttgctcaCCTGCTCCATCCAAGCgtatttgtctttgttgtaAGATTTGGGCTGAGAGAGGCGCTCGGGTTCCTCCTCCAGCAGTTTGAGCGTGTCCAGCAGGTCGTTGAGGGTGGACTTGGACGCGGCGCAGGAGCGGTCGTCACCGCCGCCATTCAAACGCCCGCGAGGACGCTCCTGGCAAACATGGCCGCTTTGAGAAATGGTGGCTCTTTGCACACACCAACGCACGCGAAGATGCTCGCTCACCTGGGAGCAGCGGGAGCCTCCACGACTGGACAAGGAGGGCGAAACCACTCGGAAACAGGACAGCTCAGCAAATTCTTGCGCCTTCTTGGTCTTGACATCTGCCGTGGAGCTGGGGCCCATTCCGGGAGGCGAAGCAGGACTTCTGGCGGCCAGGGGAAGCTTGGCGCACAGCTGATGGATCAATGGAACTAATCAATGGTAGATATTCCCAAGGGcccagattttctttttgggctAAACCTGGAGAGGGTGCACGTACATCACAAGGGTCGGGCTCGAGGAGCGTCAGGCAAGACAGGCGGGGTCTCGCCTGACGTATCGACTTCCCCTCGACATCGTCGTCTTGCTCTGCTCCGCCGCCGCGCTCCTACGAGGACAAAACGAGTGAGAAGCATAGCGAGCGCAGAAAGCCGCGCGAGAGGGAGGATCTGCGATACCTGAGCACACGGCGAGCCTCTGCGATTGGACAACGCCGGCGACAGCGCCCCGAAGCTCCCTTGGCTCAAGTCGCCCGTCACCTTGGCATGAAAGTCTGCCCGCGTCGGCGCACAGCATGTC of Syngnathus acus chromosome 19, fSynAcu1.2, whole genome shotgun sequence contains these proteins:
- the cep131 gene encoding centrosomal protein of 131 kDa isoform X5; translation: MHATRSPSSISATPPGDALDLSLSGSRLSFSKRPGAGVSPAGKLLARSVSVSAPCEARGKCNTLGDSVASPRSVKNLRRSNSTTHVNQQPHFALSPDHQSGDYLTVLDNGADGRKKPDGTTWNILDEQPRAAGAVAADPPARTKGRDPAASFTANNRSNKGGVGNAVTSILHNNHGDKPLTPKSSNQRPPFNNLLKANANDDVSLESGSLTKSQKNFSAASANNKSPAGPGSPLLQHRNQVSEEEAERFIQQVNQAAVTIQRWYRRHAGRRRANRAALRRILDTKRKEWQARVEAESHQETVPDQRKLIREEKARQARLAAIQGLQQKRTQHLQHPSHLHGAHPQHQGAEADEEQRRPGGATPAKSFPSHASPTDSVNLSPTHAKANNTDFHAKVTGDLSQGSFGALSPALSNRRGSPCAQERGGGAEQDDDVEGKSIRQARPRLSCLTLLEPDPCDLCAKLPLAARSPASPPGMGPSSTADVKTKKAQEFAELSCFRVVSPSLSSRGGSRCSQERPRGRLNGGGDDRSCAASKSTLNDLLDTLKLLEEEPERLSQPKSYNKDKYAWMEQDGDADSLTADNLERHVQLSLPAAADGAALLSEAKLQSIMNFLDEMEKSEQERPRSTSSHREVAFLEEEEATALDPASATAAQVSGSIMRIKMELEEKKRVVEMLQSALAQQRELTVQHVKETEKELSRNLQLQRDQYEATVQRHLTFIDQLIADKKALSERCESVIAELKLVDHKYTKKISQMQEQHEMEIKKLKQLMSVTEKIRREKWIDEKTKKIKEITVKGLEPEIQKLISKHKQELKKLRTLHEAELLHAEERGAERCARQCEELRQQLESEKEEQCRREHDLARRHFEKQLQEEELSLQQHRKRVHRELAEEKERLTQQAARQRSEMEELRQRMEENSSVAGRVFREELDKSREEQERRHQAELKKLQERFAQEKMGWEEEYRKKQEAGLLRHERQLREELRQERDKEIQLAIWTLEEETNRDKEECERVAHNRVTRVRETYEVELKELERTLREALDKQQELRKQHADALQQVDVLKEALQHKEQDLLVVTQNRDQLLEERHGLASAVRQEFSARLLLAEEEAQKARAETEEARSALRAEVDKLTKEKEDELHQVHCRVKSAILKKDEAVGALRRQHEAALKRAERLEALWEEQRRQLMEK
- the cep131 gene encoding centrosomal protein of 131 kDa isoform X3; translated protein: MHATRSPSSISATPPGDALDLSLSGSRLSFSKRPGAGVSPAGKLLARSVSVSAPCEARGKCNTLGDSVASPRSVKNLRRSNSTTHVNQQPHFALSPDHQSGDYLTVLDNGADGRKKPDGTTWNILDEQPRAAGAVAADPPARTKGRDPAASFTANNRSNKGGVGNAVTSILHNNHGDKPLTPKSSNQRPPFNNLLKANANDDVSLESGSLTKSQKNFSAASANNKSPAGPGSPLLQHRNQVSEEEAERFIQQVNQAAVTIQRWYRRHAGRRRANRAALRRILDTKRKEWQARVEAESHQETVPDQRKLIREEKARQARLAAIQGLQQKRTQHLQHPSHLHGAHPQHQGAEADEEQRRPGGATPAKSFPSHASPTDSVNLSPTHAKANNTDFHAKVTGDLSQGSFGALSPALSNRRGSPCAQERGGGAEQDDDVEGKSIRQARPRLSCLTLLEPDPCDLCAKLPLAARSPASPPGMGPSSTADVKTKKAQEFAELSCFRVVSPSLSSRGGSRCSQERPRGRLNGGGDDRSCAASKSTLNDLLDTLKLLEEEPERLSQPKSYNKDKYAWMEQDGDADSLTADNLERHVQLSLPAAADGAALLSEAKLQSIMNFLDEMEKSEQERPRSTSSHREVAFLEEEEATALDPASATAAQVSGSIMRIKMELEEKKRVVEMLQSALAQQRELTVQHVKETEKELSRNLQLQRDQYEATVQRHLTFIDQLIADKKALSERCESVIAELKLVDHKYTKKISQMQEQHEMVWQILGPLCEEIKKLKQLMSVTEKIRREKWIDEKTKKIKEITVKGLEPEIQKLISKHKQELKKLRTLHEAELLHAEERGAERCARQCEELRQQLESEKEEQCRREHDLARRHFEKQLQEEELSLQQHRKRVHRELAEEKERLTQQAARQRSEMEELRQRMEENSSVAGRVFREELDKSREEQERRHQAELKKLQERFAQEKMGWEEEYRKKQEAGLLRHERQLREELRQERDKEIQLAIWTLEEETNRDKEECERVAHNRVTRVRETYEVELKELERTLREALDKQQELRKQHADALQQVDVLKEALQHKEQDLLVVTQNRDQLLEERHGLASAVRQEFSARLLLAEEEAQKARAETEEARSALRAEVDKLTKEKEDELHQVHCRVKSAILKKDEAVGALRRQHEAALKRAERLEALWEEQRRQLMEK
- the cep131 gene encoding centrosomal protein of 131 kDa isoform X1; the protein is MHATRSPSSISATPPGDALDLSLSGSRLSFSKRPGAGVSPAGKLLARSVSVSAPCEARGKCNTLGDSVASPRSVKNLRRSNSTTHVNQQPHFALSPDHQSGDYLTVLDNGADGRKKPDGTTWNILDEQPRAAGAVAADPPARTKGRDPAASFTANNRSNKGGVGNAVTSILHNNHGDKPLTPKSSNQRPPFNNLLKANANDDVSLESGSLTKSQKNFSAASANNKSPAGPGSPLLQHRNQVSEEEAERFIQQVNQAAVTIQRWYRRHAGRRRANRAALRRILDTKRKEWQARVEAESHQETVPDQRKLIREEKARQARLAAIQGLQQKRTQHLQHPSHLHGAHPQHQGAEADEEQRRPGGATPAKSFPSHASPTDSVNLSPTHAKANNTDFHAKVTGDLSQGSFGALSPALSNRRGSPCAQERGGGAEQDDDVEGKSIRQARPRLSCLTLLEPDPCDLCAKLPLAARSPASPPGMGPSSTADVKTKKAQEFAELSCFRVVSPSLSSRGGSRCSQERPRGRLNGGGDDRSCAASKSTLNDLLDTLKLLEEEPERLSQPKSYNKDKYAWMEQDGDADSLTADNLERHVQLSLPAAADGAALLSEAKLQSIMNFLDEMEKSEQERPRSTSSHREVAFLEEEEATALDPASATAAQVSGSIMRIKMELEEKKRVVEMLQSALAQQRELTVQHVKETEKELSRNLQLQRDQYEATVQRHLTFIDQLIADKKALSERCESVIAELKLVDHKYTKKISQMQEQHEMAPSPFPPQVWQILGPLCEEIKKLKQLMSVTEKIRREKWIDEKTKKIKEITVKGLEPEIQKLISKHKQELKKLRTLHEAELLHAEERGAERCARQCEELRQQLESEKEEQCRREHDLARRHFEKQLQEEELSLQQHRKRVHRELAEEKERLTQQAARQRSEMEELRQRMEENSSVAGRVFREELDKSREEQERRHQAELKKLQERFAQEKMGWEEEYRKKQEAGLLRHERQLREELRQERDKEIQLAIWTLEEETNRDKEECERVAHNRVTRVRETYEVELKELERTLREALDKQQELRKQHADALQQVDVLKEALQHKEQDLLVVTQNRDQLLEERHGLASAVRQEFSARLLLAEEEAQKARAETEEARSALRAEVDKLTKEKEDELHQVHCRVKSAILKKDEAVGALRRQHEAALKRAERLEALWEEQRRQLMEK
- the cep131 gene encoding centrosomal protein of 131 kDa isoform X4, which produces MHATRSPSSISATPPGDALDLSLSGSRLSFSKRPGAGVSPAGKLLARSVSVSAPCEARGKCNTLGDSVASPRSVKNLRRSNSTTHVNQQPHFALSPDHQSGDYLTVLDNGADGRKKPDGTTWNILDEQPRAAGAVAADPPARTKGRDPAASFTANNRSNKGGVGNAVTSILHNNHGDKPLTPKSSNQRPPFNNLLKANANDDVSLESGSLTKSQKNFSAASANNKSPAGPGSPLLQHRNQVSEEEAERFIQQVNQAAVTIQRWYRRHAGRRRANRAALRRILDTKRKEWQARVEAESHQETVPDQRKLIREEKARQARLAAIQGLQQKRTQHLQHPSHLHGAHPQHQGAEADEEQRRPGGATPAKSFPSHASPTDSVNLSPTHAKANNTDFHAKVTGDLSQGSFGALSPALSNRRGSPCAQERGGGAEQDDDVEGKSIRQARPRLSCLTLLEPDPCDLCAKLPLAARSPASPPGMGPSSTADVKTKKAQEFAELSCFRVVSPSLSSRGGSRCSQERPRGRLNGGGDDRSCAASKSTLNDLLDTLKLLEEEPERLSQPKSYNKDKYAWMEQDGDADSLTADNLERHVQLSLPAAADGAALLSEAKLQSIMNFLDEMEKSEQERPRSTSSHREAAFLEEEEATALDPASATAAQVSGSIMRIKMELEEKKRVVEMLQSALAQQRELTVQHVKETEKELSRNLQLQRDQYEATVQRHLTFIDQLIADKKALSERCESVIAELKLVDHKYTKKISQMQEQHEMVWQILGPLCEEIKKLKQLMSVTEKIRREKWIDEKTKKIKEITVKGLEPEIQKLISKHKQELKKLRTLHEAELLHAEERGAERCARQCEELRQQLESEKEEQCRREHDLARRHFEKQLQEEELSLQQHRKRVHRELAEEKERLTQQAARQRSEMEELRQRMEENSSVAGRVFREELDKSREEQERRHQAELKKLQERFAQEKMGWEEEYRKKQEAGLLRHERQLREELRQERDKEIQLAIWTLEEETNRDKEECERVAHNRVTRVRETYEVELKELERTLREALDKQQELRKQHADALQQVDVLKEALQHKEQDLLVVTQNRDQLLEERHGLASAVRQEFSARLLLAEEEAQKARAETEEARSALRAEVDKLTKEKEDELHQVHCRVKSAILKKDEAVGALRRQHEAALKRAERLEALWEEQRRQLMEK
- the cep131 gene encoding centrosomal protein of 131 kDa isoform X6 yields the protein MHATRSPSSISATPPGDALDLSLSGSRLSFSKRPGAGVSPAGKLLARSVSVSAPCEARGKCNTLGDSVASPRSVKNLRRSNSTTHVNQQPHFALSPDHQSGDYLTVLDNGADGRKKPDGTTWNILDEQPRAAGAVAADPPARTKGRDPAASFTANNRSNKGGVGNAVTSILHNNHGDKPLTPKSSNQRPPFNNLLKANANDDVSLESGSLTKSQKNFSAASANNKSPAGPGSPLLQHRNQVSEEEAERFIQQVNQAAVTIQRWYRRHAGRRRANRAALRRILDTKRKEWQARVEAESHQETVPDQRKLIREEKARQARLAAIQGLQQKRTQHLQHPSHLHGAHPQHQGAEADEEQRRPGGATPAKSFPSHASPTDSVNLSPTHAKANNTDFHAKVTGDLSQGSFGALSPALSNRRGSPCAQERGGGAEQDDDVEGKSIRQARPRLSCLTLLEPDPCDLCAKLPLAARSPASPPGMGPSSTADVKTKKAQEFAELSCFRVVSPSLSSRGGSRCSQERPRGRLNGGGDDRSCAASKSTLNDLLDTLKLLEEEPERLSQPKSYNKDKYAWMEQDGDADSLTADNLERHVQLSLPAAADGAALLSEAKLQSIMNFLDEMEKSEQERPRSTSSHREAAFLEEEEATALDPASATAAQVSGSIMRIKMELEEKKRVVEMLQSALAQQRELTVQHVKETEKELSRNLQLQRDQYEATVQRHLTFIDQLIADKKALSERCESVIAELKLVDHKYTKKISQMQEQHEMEIKKLKQLMSVTEKIRREKWIDEKTKKIKEITVKGLEPEIQKLISKHKQELKKLRTLHEAELLHAEERGAERCARQCEELRQQLESEKEEQCRREHDLARRHFEKQLQEEELSLQQHRKRVHRELAEEKERLTQQAARQRSEMEELRQRMEENSSVAGRVFREELDKSREEQERRHQAELKKLQERFAQEKMGWEEEYRKKQEAGLLRHERQLREELRQERDKEIQLAIWTLEEETNRDKEECERVAHNRVTRVRETYEVELKELERTLREALDKQQELRKQHADALQQVDVLKEALQHKEQDLLVVTQNRDQLLEERHGLASAVRQEFSARLLLAEEEAQKARAETEEARSALRAEVDKLTKEKEDELHQVHCRVKSAILKKDEAVGALRRQHEAALKRAERLEALWEEQRRQLMEK
- the cep131 gene encoding centrosomal protein of 131 kDa isoform X2, which encodes MHATRSPSSISATPPGDALDLSLSGSRLSFSKRPGAGVSPAGKLLARSVSVSAPCEARGKCNTLGDSVASPRSVKNLRRSNSTTHVNQQPHFALSPDHQSGDYLTVLDNGADGRKKPDGTTWNILDEQPRAAGAVAADPPARTKGRDPAASFTANNRSNKGGVGNAVTSILHNNHGDKPLTPKSSNQRPPFNNLLKANANDDVSLESGSLTKSQKNFSAASANNKSPAGPGSPLLQHRNQVSEEEAERFIQQVNQAAVTIQRWYRRHAGRRRANRAALRRILDTKRKEWQARVEAESHQETVPDQRKLIREEKARQARLAAIQGLQQKRTQHLQHPSHLHGAHPQHQGAEADEEQRRPGGATPAKSFPSHASPTDSVNLSPTHAKANNTDFHAKVTGDLSQGSFGALSPALSNRRGSPCAQERGGGAEQDDDVEGKSIRQARPRLSCLTLLEPDPCDLCAKLPLAARSPASPPGMGPSSTADVKTKKAQEFAELSCFRVVSPSLSSRGGSRCSQERPRGRLNGGGDDRSCAASKSTLNDLLDTLKLLEEEPERLSQPKSYNKDKYAWMEQDGDADSLTADNLERHVQLSLPAAADGAALLSEAKLQSIMNFLDEMEKSEQERPRSTSSHREAAFLEEEEATALDPASATAAQVSGSIMRIKMELEEKKRVVEMLQSALAQQRELTVQHVKETEKELSRNLQLQRDQYEATVQRHLTFIDQLIADKKALSERCESVIAELKLVDHKYTKKISQMQEQHEMAPSPFPPQVWQILGPLCEEIKKLKQLMSVTEKIRREKWIDEKTKKIKEITVKGLEPEIQKLISKHKQELKKLRTLHEAELLHAEERGAERCARQCEELRQQLESEKEEQCRREHDLARRHFEKQLQEEELSLQQHRKRVHRELAEEKERLTQQAARQRSEMEELRQRMEENSSVAGRVFREELDKSREEQERRHQAELKKLQERFAQEKMGWEEEYRKKQEAGLLRHERQLREELRQERDKEIQLAIWTLEEETNRDKEECERVAHNRVTRVRETYEVELKELERTLREALDKQQELRKQHADALQQVDVLKEALQHKEQDLLVVTQNRDQLLEERHGLASAVRQEFSARLLLAEEEAQKARAETEEARSALRAEVDKLTKEKEDELHQVHCRVKSAILKKDEAVGALRRQHEAALKRAERLEALWEEQRRQLMEK